The following are from one region of the Coffea eugenioides isolate CCC68of chromosome 2, Ceug_1.0, whole genome shotgun sequence genome:
- the LOC113761056 gene encoding uncharacterized protein LOC113761056: MATLHSISLKSSISPFSVSQSRQGFPCKWSFLCSELDSRNSGRKNFGSRSKKLSLRILIRRRLSVSCNVKDSDNQSNGEEAPESLFMKELKRRGMTPASLLEEKTKSGYVGQETTSREEDGGFSRANAVSTNPERNLTNQREQSMALNSEGLEGLIPRARLLLTLGGTFFLGFWPLILITFAFFSTIYLYFGPNFVHDARNTRVTPPEYIDPYQLLEEERISSTAPRLN, encoded by the exons atggcgaCTTTACATAGTATATCATTAAAATCGAGCATTTCTCCGTTTTCAGTTTCTCAATCGAGGCAGGGTTTTCCTTGTAAATGGAGTTTTCTGTGCTCCGAGCTGGATTCCAGAAACTCAGGAAGAAAGAATTTTGGAAGCCGAAGCAAGAAATTGAGCCTGAGAATCTTGATCAGAAGGAGGCTTAGCGTTTCCTGTAACGTTAAAGACAGCGATAATCAAAGCAATG GGGAAGAAGCTCCGGAGTCATTGTTTatgaaagaattaaagaggcGGGGTATGACTCCTGCTTCATTGCTTGAGGAAAAAACCAAAAGCGGCTATGTAGGTCAAGAAACAACTTCCAGGGAAGAAGATGGAGGTTTCTCGCGAGCAAATGCTGTGTCTACAAATCCTGAGAGAAACCTTACCAATCAAAGAGAACAATCTATGGCACTTAATAGTGAAGGCCTTGAG GGTTTGATTCCACGGGCTAGACTTTTGCTTACGCTTGGAGGAACATTCTTTTTGGGGTTTTGGCCATTGATCCTCATAACTTTTGCCTTCTTCTCTACTATCTACCTG TATTTCGGACCAAATTTCGTCCATGACGCAAGGAACACTCGTGTCACACCACCCGAGTACATTGATCCCTATCAGCTTCTTGAAGAAGAAAGGATTTCGTCCACAGCGCCTCGTCTAAACTGA
- the LOC113761055 gene encoding amino acid permease 6-like isoform X1, whose protein sequence is MQANSTIFSVERGCDDSKFDEDGRVKRTGTLTTASAHIITAVIGSGVLSLAWATSQLGWIAGPVAMMAFSCITWFTSILLADCYRSPDSVTGRRNRTYMEVVRANLGGLKVQLCGIAQYGNLVGITIGYTVTTAISMVAIKRSDCFHENHIRDGCHTSNNFFIILFGLVQVILSQIPNFHKLSLLSIIAAVMSFCYSSIGLGLSVAQIAGGAHPQTSLTGKPAGKSMTAMDKMWDTFSALGDIAFAYAFSTVLVEIQDTLKSTPPENQVMKRAAFIGISVSTVFYMLCGVLGYSAFGNDSPGNLLTGFGFYEPFWLVDLANVCIAVHLVGAYQVFAQPIFAFVESWSKKKWPESTFINRENSIDLPGGGVMNFSLFRLVWRTSYVIFTIVVAMIFPNFNDVLGLLGAASFWPLTVFFPIEMYIAQAKIRKFSFTWIWMQILSFVCLSISLLAAAASIRGLIKHLDTLKPFKSES, encoded by the exons ATGCAGGCAAATAGCACTATTTTTTCTGTTGAAAGAGGCTGTGATGACTCAAAATTTGATGAGGATGGTCGTGTTAAACGAACTG GAACCTTGACTACTGCTAGTGCTCATATCATAACGGCGGTTATCGGGTCGGGGGTGCTGTCTCTGGCATGGGCAACTTCTCAGCTGGGGTGGATTGCAGGACCAGTTGCCATGATGGCCTTTTCTTGCATCACCTGGTTTACTTCCATTCTACTTGCTGATTGTTACAGGTCTCCTGACTCTGTAACCGGCCGGAGAAACCGTACTTATATGGAAGTTGTGAGAGCTAATCTAG GAGGACTCAAGGTCCAGCTTTGTGGGATAGCACAATATGGGAATCTTGTGGGCATCACCATCGGATATACGGTCACCACAGCCATTAGCATGGT GGCCATCAAACGATCAGACTGCTTCCATGAGAATCATATTCGTGATGGCTGTCACACCTCAAACAATTTCTTCATAATCCTCTTTGGGTTGGTACAAGTAATCCTCAGCCAAATACCAAACTTTCACAAGCTGTCGCTGCTTTCCATCATTGCTGCTGTCATGTCTTTTTGTTACTCTTCAATTGGCCTCGGCCTCTCTGTAGCTCAAATTGCAG GCGGGGCTCATCCTCAGACAAGCTTAACAGGAAAACCTGCCGGAAAGAGTATGACGGCTATGGATAAGATGTGGGACACATTTTCAGCCCTGGGAGATATTGCCTTCGCCTATGCCTTTTCTACTGTACTTGTTGAGATACAG GACACGCTAAAATCCACTCCACCGGAAAACCAAGTCATGAAAAGGGCTGCATTCATCGGAATTTCAGTCTCGACCGTATTTTATATGCTCTGTGGAGTCCTGGGATATTCTGCATTTGGAAATGATTCCCCCGGAAATCTCTTAACTGGATTTGGTTTCTAcgagccattttggcttgtcgATCTGGCTAATGTCTGCATTGCGGTACACCTTGTGGGAGCCTACCAG GTATTTGCACAACCGATTTTTGCATTTGTGGAAAGTTGGAGCAAAAAGAAATGGCCGGAAAGTACATTCATAAACAGAGAAAACTCGATTGACTTGCCGGGCGGCGGCGTTATGAATTTCAGTCTCTTCAGGTTAGTTTGGAGAACATCGTACGTAATATTCACAATAGTAGTAGCAATGATCTTCCCAAATTTCAATGACGTATTAGGGCTCCTTGGGGCTGCCTCATTCTGGCCGCTGACGGTTTTCTTCCCGATTGAGATGTACATAGCGCAAGCCAAGATTCGAAAGTTTTCATTCACTTGGATTTGGATGCAAATCTTAAGCTTCGTCTGCTTAAGCATCTCACTTCTGGCTGCTGCTGCATCCATCCGAGGCCTTATCAAGCATCTCGACACCCTAAAGCCCTTCAAATCCGAGTCTTGA
- the LOC113761055 gene encoding amino acid permease 6-like isoform X2: MQANSTIFSVERGCDDSKFDEDGRVKRTGTLTTASAHIITAVIGSGVLSLAWATSQLGWIAGPVAMMAFSCITWFTSILLADCYRSPDSVTGRRNRTYMEVVRANLGGLKVQLCGIAQYGNLVGITIGYTVTTAISMVAIKRSDCFHENHIRDGCHTSNNFFIILFGLVQVILSQIPNFHKLSLLSIIAAVMSFCYSSIGLGLSVAQIAGGAHPQTSLTGKPAGKSMTAMDKMWDTFSALGDIAFAYAFSTVLVEIQDTLKSTPPENQVMKRAAFIGISVSTVFYMLCGVLGYSAFGNDSPGNLLTGFGFYEPFWLVDLANVCIAVHLVGAYQVFAQPIFAFVESWSKKKWPESTFINRENSIDLPGGGVMNFSLFRAPWGCLILAADGFLPD; encoded by the exons ATGCAGGCAAATAGCACTATTTTTTCTGTTGAAAGAGGCTGTGATGACTCAAAATTTGATGAGGATGGTCGTGTTAAACGAACTG GAACCTTGACTACTGCTAGTGCTCATATCATAACGGCGGTTATCGGGTCGGGGGTGCTGTCTCTGGCATGGGCAACTTCTCAGCTGGGGTGGATTGCAGGACCAGTTGCCATGATGGCCTTTTCTTGCATCACCTGGTTTACTTCCATTCTACTTGCTGATTGTTACAGGTCTCCTGACTCTGTAACCGGCCGGAGAAACCGTACTTATATGGAAGTTGTGAGAGCTAATCTAG GAGGACTCAAGGTCCAGCTTTGTGGGATAGCACAATATGGGAATCTTGTGGGCATCACCATCGGATATACGGTCACCACAGCCATTAGCATGGT GGCCATCAAACGATCAGACTGCTTCCATGAGAATCATATTCGTGATGGCTGTCACACCTCAAACAATTTCTTCATAATCCTCTTTGGGTTGGTACAAGTAATCCTCAGCCAAATACCAAACTTTCACAAGCTGTCGCTGCTTTCCATCATTGCTGCTGTCATGTCTTTTTGTTACTCTTCAATTGGCCTCGGCCTCTCTGTAGCTCAAATTGCAG GCGGGGCTCATCCTCAGACAAGCTTAACAGGAAAACCTGCCGGAAAGAGTATGACGGCTATGGATAAGATGTGGGACACATTTTCAGCCCTGGGAGATATTGCCTTCGCCTATGCCTTTTCTACTGTACTTGTTGAGATACAG GACACGCTAAAATCCACTCCACCGGAAAACCAAGTCATGAAAAGGGCTGCATTCATCGGAATTTCAGTCTCGACCGTATTTTATATGCTCTGTGGAGTCCTGGGATATTCTGCATTTGGAAATGATTCCCCCGGAAATCTCTTAACTGGATTTGGTTTCTAcgagccattttggcttgtcgATCTGGCTAATGTCTGCATTGCGGTACACCTTGTGGGAGCCTACCAG GTATTTGCACAACCGATTTTTGCATTTGTGGAAAGTTGGAGCAAAAAGAAATGGCCGGAAAGTACATTCATAAACAGAGAAAACTCGATTGACTTGCCGGGCGGCGGCGTTATGAATTTCAGTCTCTTCAG GGCTCCTTGGGGCTGCCTCATTCTGGCCGCTGACGGTTTTCTTCCCGATTGA
- the LOC113762125 gene encoding pyruvate kinase isozyme A, chloroplastic-like encodes MALAGEYAAMCNQTLIMTKPGVTLKKTVSGAPVPSKRVCFSALKLKNYHKARLGVKAVTQIEVGSTTTTEGSRDLKGLEGTLELDLVSEGELRKKGFMGLRKTKLVCTIGPACCSLEELERLALEGMNVARLNMCHNTREWHLDVIRKIKKLNDKGYCVAVMIDTEGSQINVVDHGAPSSVKAEDGSIWHFTAEKFDGSRPLTVQASREGFSEGIEIGDEVVIDGGMATFEVVEKIGNDLRCKCTDSGLLLPRAKLSFWRDGKLVRGNYELPTLSAKDWSDIEFGVSEGVDFIAVSFVKDAEAIRHLKSHLSTKSAKLAKVLAKIECVESLQKLQEIVEASDGVMIARGDLGVEIPLEQIPSMQEKIIEVCRHLNKPAIVASQLLESMIQYPTPTRAEVADVSEAVRQYADAVMLSGESAVGSYGQKALSVLRTTSSRMESWGREESMQANLNQSKLRLSLSDRIAEQICNCAAEMANNLGLDAIFVYTRHGEMASLLSGNRPNPPIFAFTSDRGARMALSLQWGVTPLLIDLSDDMEANTEKTISLIKTKGLMKEGDTVLVISDIIPSCATQTLFQSIQVKTVA; translated from the exons atggcaCTCGCCGGGGAATACGCTGCCATGTGCAATCAGACGTTGATCATGACAAAACCGGGTGTTACACTGAAGAAGACTGTTTCTGGTGCTCCGGTTCCTAGTAAAAGAGTTTGCTTTAGTGCCTTGAAGTTGAAGAATTATCACAAGGCTAGACTTGGAGTAAAAGCAGTGACTCAAATAGAAGTAGGATCGACTACAACTACTGAGGGTTCAAGGGATTTGAAGGGATTGGAAGGGACTTTGGAGCTTGATTTGGTTTCAGAAGGGGAGTTAAGGAAGAAAGGATTCATGGGGTTGAGGAAGACCAAACTCGTTTGCACAATAGGTCCCGCTTGTTGCTCTCTGGAGGAATTGGAGAGGTTGGCATTGGAAGGGATGAACGTGGCACGGCTAAATATGTGCCATAATACAAGGGAGTGGCACTTGGACGTTATAAGGAAGATTAAGAAGTTGAATGATAAAGGCTATTGTGTAGCCGTGATGATTGATACCGAAGGAAGCCAGATAAATGTGGTTGATCATGGAGCTCCTTCTTCAGTCAAAGCAGAG GACGGATCCATCTGGCACTTCACTGCTGAAAAGTTCGATGGTTCTCGTCCATTGACCGTTCAAGCGAGCCGTGAAGGATTTTCTGAAG GTATTGAAATAGGTGATGAAGTTGTTATTGATGGAGGAATGGCAACTTTCGAGGTTGTTGAAAAGATTGGGAATGATTTGCGATGTAAGTGCACAGATTCTGGTCTACTGCTGCCTCGAGCTAAATTGAGCTTTTGGAGGGATGGGAAGCTTGTACGGGGGAATTACGAACTTCCAACTTTATCTGCAAAG GATTGGTCAGACATTGAGTTTGGAGTTTCGGAAGGTGTTGATTTCATTGCTGTATCATTTGTCAAGGATGCTGAAGCTATCAGGCATCTGAAGAGCCACCTTTCCACCAAGTCTGCCAA ATTAGCTAAAGTCTTGGCAAAGATAGAATGTGTGGAATCTCTCCAGAAGTTGCAAGAAATTGTTGAAGCTTCCGATGGAGTCATGATAGCAAGAGGGGACCTTGGAGTTGAGATTCCTCTTGAACAGATTCCGTCAATGCAGGAAAAGATAATTGAAGTCTGCCGGCATCTCAACAAGCCTGCTATCGTAGCGTCTCAACTCCTGGAGTCAATGATTCAGTATCCTACTCCAACAAGAGCTGAG GTTGCTGATGTTTCTGAAGCAGTTAGGCAGTATGCTGATGCAGTGATGCTATCCGGTGAGTCTGCTGTTGGCTCCTATGGGCAGAAGGCTCTCTCTGTCTTGCGTACAACTAGCAGTCGAATGGAATCATGGGGCCGCGAGGAGAGCATGCAAGCTAATCTGAACCAATCAAAGCTCAGATTATCTTTGTCAGACCGAATTGCTGAGCAGATCTGCAATTGTGCAGCAGAAATGG CAAACAACCTGGGTTTGGATGCCATCTTTGTTTATACAAGGCATGGAGAAATGGCAAGTCTCCTGTCTGGAAACAGGCCAAATCCTCCCATATTTGCATTTACAAGTGACAGGGGCGCCAGGATGGCTCTGAGTTTGCAGTGGGGAGTTACTCCCCTTCTGATTGATCTATCAGATGACATGGAAGCTAACACTGAAAAAACCATCAGCCTAATAAAAACCAAAGGGCTGATGAAGGAGGGAGATACAGTTTTGGTTATTTCAGATATCATTCCATCATGTGCAACACAAACATTGTTTCAATCAATCCAGGTGAAAACTGTTGCCTAG